One Paraglaciecola mesophila genomic region harbors:
- a CDS encoding DUF2306 domain-containing protein gives MTYLQLAYFHLATVLPAFLIGTYLLANRKGTPTHRLLGKIYMSLMLTTALITLFMAAVVGPVLIGHFGYVHLFSLLVLYAVPRAYFAVRKGNIAKHKRSMILLYMGAILIAGGFTFTPGRMMYDWLLA, from the coding sequence ATGACATATTTACAACTTGCCTATTTTCACCTCGCCACGGTATTACCTGCCTTTCTAATCGGCACATACTTATTGGCCAATCGCAAAGGGACACCAACGCATCGCCTGTTGGGTAAAATATATATGAGCCTGATGCTCACGACTGCCCTTATCACGCTTTTTATGGCCGCTGTAGTAGGCCCCGTGCTGATTGGCCACTTTGGATACGTACACTTATTTAGCCTGCTAGTACTATACGCTGTCCCACGTGCCTATTTCGCTGTACGAAAAGGGAATATTGCCAAGCATAAACGCAGTATGATCCTACTCTATATGGGGGCAATTTTGATTGCCGGGGGCTTTACCTTTACCCCCGGCAGAATGATGTATGACTGGTTGCTAGCTTAG
- a CDS encoding O-acetylhomoserine aminocarboxypropyltransferase/cysteine synthase family protein: MKKETICIHEGYETDPTTKACAVPIYQTVAYEFDNAQHGADLFDLAVPGNIYTRIMNPTWDVLEKRVAALEGGVAALVVSAGSAAINYAILTIAEAGDNIVATPQLYGGTYTLFAHLLPKQGIEVRFAKSDKADDLAKLIDDKTKAVFCETIGNPAGNIVDIEPIAQMAHAHGVPLMVDNTVATPALLNPIEYGADIVVHSLTKYMGGHGNSLGGIIVDSGKFPWTEHKERFPMLNEPEPAYHGVVYTREFGAAAFVARARTVPLRNTGAALSPINAFMLMQGMETLPLRMERHCDNAIAVAEYLKAHPKVEWVSYAGLEGDKYYPMAQKYFNGRPSSLMTFGIKGGFDAGVKFYDALKLIKRLVNIGDTKTLACHPASTTHRQLNEEELKGAGVSPEMLRLCIGIEHIDDIQADLKQAFDAV; encoded by the coding sequence ATGAAAAAGGAAACTATCTGCATACACGAGGGATACGAGACAGATCCCACGACTAAGGCCTGTGCGGTTCCTATTTATCAAACCGTAGCGTACGAATTCGACAACGCCCAACATGGCGCTGACCTATTTGATTTAGCCGTACCTGGCAATATATACACACGCATTATGAATCCCACATGGGATGTGCTTGAAAAGCGCGTAGCAGCGCTTGAAGGTGGCGTAGCGGCCTTGGTCGTCTCTGCTGGCAGCGCAGCCATTAACTATGCGATATTAACCATCGCCGAAGCTGGCGATAACATCGTTGCCACTCCACAGTTATATGGTGGCACTTACACTTTGTTCGCTCACTTGTTACCGAAACAAGGCATTGAGGTACGCTTCGCTAAATCAGACAAAGCCGATGATTTAGCGAAACTGATCGACGATAAAACCAAAGCGGTATTTTGTGAAACCATAGGCAACCCCGCAGGTAACATAGTCGACATTGAACCTATCGCTCAAATGGCCCATGCCCATGGCGTCCCCCTTATGGTGGACAACACAGTCGCCACCCCTGCCCTGCTCAACCCTATCGAATACGGCGCTGATATAGTCGTCCATTCATTGACTAAATACATGGGAGGGCACGGTAATTCATTGGGCGGTATCATAGTGGATTCAGGTAAATTCCCTTGGACTGAGCATAAAGAGCGCTTCCCTATGCTAAATGAGCCCGAGCCTGCTTATCATGGCGTGGTGTATACCCGCGAATTTGGTGCTGCGGCATTTGTAGCTCGAGCGCGTACAGTGCCCCTGCGCAATACAGGCGCAGCATTGTCCCCAATTAATGCTTTTATGTTAATGCAAGGCATGGAAACCTTACCCTTGCGCATGGAACGTCACTGTGACAATGCAATAGCTGTCGCTGAGTATCTTAAGGCCCACCCGAAAGTTGAATGGGTAAGCTATGCGGGTCTTGAAGGTGATAAATATTACCCGATGGCACAAAAGTACTTCAATGGACGCCCATCTTCTTTGATGACATTTGGTATTAAAGGCGGTTTTGACGCAGGCGTGAAATTCTACGATGCCCTTAAATTAATCAAACGCTTGGTGAATATTGGTGATACCAAAACCTTAGCCTGCCACCCTGCTTCAACCACCCATCGCCAGCTAAATGAAGAAGAGCTAAAAGGTGCGGGCGTGAGCCCAGAAATGTTGCGTCTGTGCATTGGTATTGAGCACATTGATGATATACAAGCAGACTTAAAACAGGCATTCGACGCAGTTTAA
- a CDS encoding mechanosensitive ion channel family protein, whose product MPLSDNFISDWLPVIITLLVFGFLTWLAQSLLLNKLKHTGNENIFARQLGVLMLMLVGLVTVVITLPLSENTEVQILSLIGLLLSGILAFSSTTLFGNLLAGAMMRFTQPFRTGDFISFDTIFGRVTELGLFDCEIQTQTRELISVPNSLLINKPVSVIRRSGTIISAELSLGYDLHHSKIDELLLQAAEKAGLEEPFVHVTQLGDFSVGYKVSGLLVEVKNLLTARSNLHRHVLDCLHDNDIEIMSPTFVSQHAGPDVQRKIAHSPAFNQVKSDSTAEDVVFDKAEQAQQQASNRVELLAQIKTLEAQLQDTDKDQRTAMEKRIDILKQQLADIKEVVEVPEDE is encoded by the coding sequence CTGGTATTTGGCTTTTTAACTTGGTTAGCCCAATCTTTATTACTCAACAAACTTAAGCACACTGGCAACGAAAACATATTCGCCCGTCAACTTGGCGTATTAATGTTGATGTTGGTCGGTTTAGTCACAGTGGTGATTACCCTGCCTTTGTCTGAAAACACTGAAGTTCAAATTCTCAGTTTAATCGGCTTATTGCTGTCGGGTATTTTGGCGTTTTCGTCCACTACTTTGTTTGGTAACTTATTGGCTGGGGCGATGATGCGCTTTACTCAACCCTTTCGCACTGGTGATTTTATTAGTTTCGACACAATTTTTGGCCGAGTAACTGAGCTGGGGTTATTTGACTGCGAAATTCAAACCCAGACCCGCGAATTGATATCTGTGCCCAACAGTTTACTGATCAATAAACCCGTCAGTGTTATCCGCCGTTCCGGCACTATTATCAGTGCCGAATTATCGTTAGGCTACGACTTACATCACAGTAAAATTGATGAATTGCTACTTCAAGCTGCTGAAAAAGCTGGGCTTGAAGAGCCCTTTGTACACGTTACTCAGCTCGGTGATTTTTCAGTGGGTTATAAAGTCAGCGGGTTATTAGTTGAGGTCAAAAACCTATTAACCGCTCGTTCAAATCTGCACAGACACGTGCTTGATTGTTTACACGACAACGACATTGAAATTATGTCTCCGACCTTTGTTAGCCAGCACGCTGGCCCTGATGTTCAGCGCAAAATCGCCCACTCCCCCGCATTTAACCAAGTAAAAAGTGACTCCACCGCCGAAGACGTGGTGTTTGATAAAGCCGAGCAAGCGCAGCAGCAAGCCAGTAATCGGGTAGAGCTTCTAGCACAAATCAAAACCTTGGAAGCACAACTGCAAGATACAGATAAAGATCAGCGTACTGCCATGGAAAAACGCATCGACATCCTAAAACAACAGCTTGCCGATATAAAAGAAGTGGTCGAGGTTCCAGAAGATGAGTAG
- a CDS encoding TonB-dependent receptor domain-containing protein, which produces MKKTAKTHLALCVAMAIGSQSFISFANAQEAPNDAAIEEITVVGKSVSYANNQTSDEMVKQQSSLTSALAVIDNLPGVLINEGDTFGSDDWSTTVSIRGFQLSLDEQQIGITIDGIANGNSNYGGGAKANRYIDTENLAKVEVSQGTGDIASRSNEALGGTLNFTTVDPGVEESMLISISGGSFDAQKYFLRYETGEIAPDTYAWVSVSSSENTDWITQTAENEHDHLAGKFISMINNVEIEGYFSWDDVHEANYQRISLDQFEQNPDSDRLNGQWTGIPYVDQVHRQGWATLRENLFAYLKADYATDNFEVSGNVYYHDNEGRGDWVPPYVVDVRADGDGVAHSELVSGNTVYGGSALGQLYYVDSSGFALSPTDGCTSSITAPYGGAGPEYDPTCYAQGAVPVGSYRHTHYQKERFGFDADFAWYTQINDMDNTLRGGIWYEDYNREESRDWHKIIDSRSGVEFDHTPYWVQYSREFPVETMMLYAEDELDMGWASVRLGVKRFYVDLERQDNFDENNTAEMNSDSDTLFSGGIVVQMPIDGLEAFAGYAENFAAIKDTVLERDASTLTQVEPETAENVDLGLRYVSADFNASLTYYNIKFDNRLTFIAPDSPDGIDFLIGTNGSYVNVGGIESSGFEASLSFNVTDSLALYGSFTYNDSEYTDGSIDFPEGNTVFGSPENMAVVSADWTRGNYFIGASTKWVDDRFIDAANTQVAEAYLVTDFYAGVSLDAPVQGIESIDLRFTVNNMFDESYLGGIAGQSAWIGAPRTAAFNAQARF; this is translated from the coding sequence ATGAAAAAAACAGCTAAAACACACTTAGCATTATGCGTAGCAATGGCGATAGGTAGCCAATCATTTATTAGTTTCGCAAATGCACAGGAAGCGCCTAACGACGCCGCAATTGAAGAGATAACGGTCGTTGGAAAAAGCGTTTCTTACGCCAATAACCAAACTTCTGACGAAATGGTAAAACAACAAAGCTCGTTAACGAGCGCGTTGGCCGTTATCGATAATTTGCCTGGAGTTTTGATCAACGAAGGTGACACCTTTGGATCTGATGATTGGTCAACCACTGTGTCTATTCGTGGTTTTCAGTTGAGCCTAGATGAACAGCAAATCGGTATTACTATTGATGGCATTGCTAATGGTAATTCAAACTATGGCGGTGGTGCTAAAGCTAATCGCTACATTGATACCGAAAACTTGGCCAAGGTTGAGGTATCGCAAGGTACGGGTGATATTGCATCGCGTTCAAATGAAGCGCTAGGCGGCACGCTTAACTTCACCACAGTCGATCCAGGTGTAGAAGAGTCCATGCTAATCAGTATTTCGGGTGGCAGCTTTGATGCACAAAAGTATTTCCTACGTTATGAAACCGGTGAAATTGCCCCAGATACCTATGCATGGGTCAGTGTTTCTAGCAGTGAGAATACTGACTGGATCACGCAAACCGCAGAAAATGAACATGATCACTTAGCTGGCAAATTTATTAGCATGATCAACAACGTTGAAATTGAGGGCTATTTTTCGTGGGATGATGTTCACGAAGCAAATTATCAGCGTATTAGCCTAGATCAATTTGAGCAAAACCCAGATAGCGACCGTTTAAATGGCCAGTGGACTGGTATCCCTTATGTTGATCAAGTTCACCGTCAAGGCTGGGCGACACTACGTGAAAACCTTTTTGCTTATTTAAAAGCCGATTATGCCACGGATAATTTTGAGGTTTCCGGCAATGTTTATTATCACGATAACGAAGGACGTGGTGATTGGGTACCTCCTTATGTGGTTGATGTAAGAGCAGACGGCGACGGTGTTGCGCATTCTGAACTGGTGTCTGGCAATACTGTGTATGGTGGTAGTGCATTAGGTCAACTTTATTATGTGGATAGCAGCGGGTTCGCTTTGAGCCCGACTGACGGTTGTACAAGTTCTATAACGGCCCCTTACGGCGGAGCGGGTCCTGAGTATGATCCAACATGCTACGCCCAAGGCGCTGTGCCAGTTGGCTCTTATCGTCATACCCACTATCAAAAAGAACGTTTTGGCTTTGATGCTGATTTTGCTTGGTATACCCAAATAAATGATATGGATAACACGCTTCGCGGTGGTATTTGGTACGAAGATTATAACCGTGAAGAATCACGTGATTGGCATAAAATTATTGATTCTCGCTCAGGTGTTGAATTCGATCACACGCCTTACTGGGTGCAATACTCGCGTGAATTCCCTGTGGAAACCATGATGCTTTACGCAGAAGATGAACTAGACATGGGATGGGCTAGCGTTCGCTTAGGCGTGAAACGTTTCTACGTTGACTTGGAACGTCAAGATAATTTCGACGAAAACAATACCGCTGAGATGAATTCTGACTCTGATACCTTATTCTCGGGCGGTATAGTCGTTCAGATGCCCATTGATGGCTTAGAAGCGTTCGCTGGATATGCAGAAAACTTCGCAGCGATTAAAGACACAGTACTTGAGCGCGATGCGTCAACGTTAACTCAAGTAGAGCCAGAAACTGCGGAAAACGTTGATCTAGGCTTGCGATATGTGTCAGCAGACTTCAATGCAAGCTTGACCTATTACAACATCAAGTTTGATAACCGTTTGACTTTTATTGCTCCCGACTCACCTGATGGTATCGATTTCTTAATCGGAACTAATGGTAGTTACGTTAACGTGGGGGGCATTGAATCGTCCGGTTTTGAAGCGTCTTTGTCATTCAACGTGACAGACTCATTAGCATTGTATGGGTCATTTACCTACAACGACTCAGAATACACCGACGGATCAATTGATTTCCCTGAAGGAAATACTGTATTTGGCTCGCCTGAAAATATGGCGGTTGTATCAGCAGACTGGACCCGAGGTAATTACTTCATTGGTGCATCAACCAAATGGGTAGATGATCGCTTTATCGATGCAGCAAATACCCAAGTGGCTGAAGCCTATTTAGTCACTGACTTCTACGCAGGGGTTAGTTTAGATGCGCCGGTTCAAGGTATTGAATCAATCGATTTACGTTTTACCGTCAATAATATGTTTGATGAGAGCTATCTAGGCGGAATTGCAGGACAATCTGCATGGATTGGCGCACCGCGCACCGCAGCGTTTAACGCTCAAGCGCGCTTCTAA
- a CDS encoding response regulator transcription factor has translation MSARILIIEDDVVLGAQVARLLKERGFNTEQCRDGHSGLQCALQKRFDLILLDVLLPTLSGFSILNQIRKVKQTPIMMITACGAEQERIEGYRKGADDYLPKPFNFTEMMLRVEAILRRSLQTLQKDKDASTLSVDHLLLNRAKQQVFFADCDVELTPLQFRLLWVLVENRNDIMSKAFLYQTVLDRSFSRYDRSLDMHVSRVRKKLVEAGMPPERLLTMHGKGYQFS, from the coding sequence ATGTCTGCGCGTATATTAATCATTGAAGACGATGTCGTATTAGGTGCCCAAGTCGCCAGATTGCTCAAAGAAAGAGGTTTTAACACAGAGCAATGTCGGGACGGACATAGCGGTTTACAGTGTGCCCTGCAAAAACGTTTCGATTTGATTTTATTAGATGTACTTCTACCGACACTTAGTGGCTTCTCAATACTGAACCAAATACGTAAAGTGAAGCAAACCCCCATCATGATGATCACCGCTTGTGGTGCGGAGCAAGAGCGGATTGAAGGCTATCGTAAAGGCGCCGATGATTACCTGCCCAAACCATTTAATTTTACTGAAATGATGCTAAGGGTCGAGGCTATACTGCGACGCAGCCTTCAAACCCTGCAAAAAGACAAAGACGCCTCAACACTTAGCGTAGATCACCTGTTACTCAATCGCGCTAAACAACAGGTATTTTTTGCTGATTGTGACGTTGAGCTTACTCCCCTTCAGTTTAGATTACTTTGGGTGCTGGTCGAAAACAGAAATGACATCATGAGCAAAGCTTTTTTGTATCAAACGGTACTCGACAGATCGTTTAGCCGCTACGACCGGAGCTTAGATATGCATGTGAGTCGGGTTCGCAAAAAATTGGTCGAGGCTGGAATGCCCCCTGAACGCCTATTGACTATGCACGGCAAAGGCTATCAATTTTCATGA
- a CDS encoding DUF1439 domain-containing protein, whose translation MRYVIGVVWLISVSVSQAFAFTKEFTEAELQQMVSAIMPITRSKFFVTMTLSEPRLDLLESSNEIGLGANIKASALGSYGGSGSGYLTGNLSYNQEQGALYFVNAKLLELNLNNVSEEQQEDIKKLLQPVVGTILGSRPIYVLDDSDLKQKLAKATLESLVVKDGKLIITLSAF comes from the coding sequence TTGAGATATGTAATCGGTGTTGTTTGGCTGATAAGTGTCAGTGTTAGTCAAGCGTTTGCGTTTACTAAAGAATTCACTGAGGCTGAGTTACAGCAGATGGTGAGTGCCATTATGCCTATCACGCGCAGTAAATTCTTCGTCACTATGACCCTATCTGAACCGCGACTTGATTTACTTGAGTCCAGTAATGAAATTGGCTTAGGTGCAAATATTAAAGCCAGTGCATTAGGATCGTATGGTGGTAGCGGCAGCGGGTATTTAACAGGGAACTTGTCCTACAATCAGGAGCAAGGTGCGCTGTATTTTGTCAATGCCAAGCTATTGGAGTTGAACTTAAATAATGTCTCTGAGGAGCAACAAGAAGACATCAAAAAACTATTGCAGCCCGTGGTGGGCACTATTTTAGGATCTCGGCCGATTTATGTACTTGATGACAGCGACCTCAAACAAAAGTTAGCTAAAGCAACCTTAGAATCGTTGGTAGTGAAAGACGGTAAGCTCATTATTACGTTAAGTGCTTTTTAG
- a CDS encoding YcxB family protein has product MTTPFHYSTTYILDKSHFIETYDASATSATSATPIKAYTIAMALGLAGLMLLMFTETDPFVAWFIVALGGLEAFSVRYKKAWWLGRQLISKAANTELKLTVDEEGISSESIHVKNTLLWTDINEVEATDSGWLLHHKGGKNYLSARTLSKEAEAFVVVKAEKVNLQGA; this is encoded by the coding sequence ATGACCACACCATTTCATTACTCAACCACCTATATATTAGACAAAAGCCACTTCATAGAAACCTACGATGCCTCTGCTACATCAGCTACATCAGCTACGCCGATAAAAGCCTATACGATAGCAATGGCACTGGGTTTAGCAGGGTTAATGTTGCTTATGTTTACCGAGACAGACCCGTTTGTGGCTTGGTTTATAGTCGCCTTAGGCGGCCTTGAGGCCTTCAGTGTGCGCTATAAAAAAGCCTGGTGGTTGGGCCGACAACTAATCAGTAAGGCAGCAAACACAGAACTGAAATTAACAGTTGATGAAGAGGGGATCAGTAGCGAGTCGATACACGTAAAAAACACGCTGCTGTGGACTGATATCAACGAGGTTGAAGCCACTGACAGCGGTTGGTTATTGCACCACAAAGGCGGAAAAAATTATCTTTCCGCCAGAACCTTGTCAAAAGAAGCTGAAGCGTTTGTCGTGGTAAAAGCAGAGAAAGTTAACCTTCAAGGGGCTTAA
- a CDS encoding sensor histidine kinase: MKNTLFWRLCAFIALGTVVLFWALSWLTNHTETSMSFITAQHQQQLLNYGREAETILRQDGEAALAAWLKALQQKENTWAAVVHSNITPFADTSLPENYLERFQLGRSVEWKIHLYFEENPTMEIPFSDASSHLLIQLPQRMRPGEFLVYAKLFLQIALPLLLLCILSFVLYQHVMAPLRKLENATKAFSEGKLDVRVAPYLPHRKDELTRLAATFDQMAQRISMLIYNQRQLLADLSHELRTPLTRIDMAVDFVEQNINPKQALERLRYEASTMRNLVEDTLTLAWLNNESPRLNTDDFDLVELLEVICEDARFEYPNCTLTTELTTNAEITQSSQTALGQAFENIVRNALRYTPAKREVKVSLTQSDKCYILAVKDQGPGVPEDMLSDIFKPFFRVDKARVSDKALKPSTPPSGFGLGLALAQRQIAAIGGNISAQNYFDNKGVLLGLEMVINLPR; encoded by the coding sequence ATGAAAAACACACTTTTTTGGCGGCTTTGTGCGTTTATCGCATTAGGCACCGTTGTGCTATTTTGGGCACTAAGCTGGTTAACGAACCACACAGAAACCAGCATGAGTTTTATTACTGCCCAGCACCAACAACAACTATTAAATTATGGTCGCGAAGCTGAAACTATTTTACGTCAAGACGGCGAAGCTGCTCTGGCCGCTTGGTTGAAAGCACTTCAGCAAAAAGAAAATACTTGGGCGGCGGTTGTACATTCAAACATCACGCCTTTTGCGGACACAAGCCTACCTGAAAACTACCTTGAGCGGTTTCAACTCGGAAGAAGTGTTGAGTGGAAAATACACCTTTATTTTGAAGAAAATCCAACCATGGAAATCCCCTTTTCTGATGCATCTAGTCACTTGCTGATTCAGCTACCGCAACGAATGCGGCCCGGAGAATTTCTGGTTTATGCAAAACTATTTTTACAAATTGCTCTACCGTTATTATTACTTTGTATTTTAAGTTTCGTGCTTTACCAACATGTGATGGCCCCCCTTAGAAAACTGGAAAACGCGACAAAAGCATTTAGTGAAGGGAAACTAGATGTAAGAGTGGCGCCATATCTGCCACACAGAAAGGACGAACTCACCCGTCTTGCTGCCACGTTCGACCAAATGGCACAGCGTATTAGTATGCTTATTTATAATCAAAGGCAACTGCTCGCTGATTTGTCCCATGAGCTGCGCACCCCACTGACTCGCATAGACATGGCGGTGGACTTTGTTGAGCAAAATATCAACCCTAAGCAAGCCCTTGAACGACTGCGTTATGAAGCCTCTACCATGCGCAATTTAGTGGAAGATACGCTTACACTCGCATGGCTAAATAATGAATCGCCTCGCCTAAATACTGACGACTTTGACTTAGTCGAATTACTCGAGGTTATTTGTGAAGATGCGCGCTTTGAATACCCGAACTGCACGTTAACAACCGAATTAACGACAAATGCTGAAATAACCCAAAGTAGCCAAACCGCATTAGGCCAAGCTTTTGAAAACATCGTACGCAACGCCCTGCGTTACACGCCAGCGAAGCGTGAAGTAAAGGTCTCCCTAACTCAAAGTGACAAGTGTTATATCTTAGCGGTTAAGGATCAGGGGCCCGGCGTACCTGAAGATATGCTATCAGATATATTTAAGCCCTTTTTCCGTGTCGACAAAGCCCGAGTGTCAGACAAGGCGTTAAAACCATCTACCCCTCCAAGTGGATTCGGTTTAGGGCTCGCTTTAGCCCAGAGGCAAATAGCCGCAATCGGAGGGAATATAAGTGCGCAAAACTACTTTGATAACAAAGGAGTACTTTTAGGCTTAGAAATGGTTATTAACCTGCCTCGCTGA
- a CDS encoding alkaline phosphatase family protein, giving the protein MNQIKRIIRVKPLIILCQTLWIILLAAPVSAADNLLIISIDGLRWQEVFRGYDANLLAKPEFAEQAESIRHDLGAKTADEKRHKLMPFLWRVIAKQGLLIGNRDKQSAMEVSNTWWFSYPGYNEILTGKADERVDSNKPIANPNVTILEWLNQQEKFQHNLAAFGSWDVFPAIINQERSKLPINAGFMSADWSELTDKAKWLNELQKDIPSPWHNVRLDAFTVGFAQEYIQVKQPSVIYVALGETDDFAHDGDYPAYLRSARLSDVFIKRLWDMLQAMPKYKGNTNLLITVDHGRGNSIETWQHHASPKATQGYLSDLAEHKHGIKGSNQVWMAAMGPDIQPSGEVSNSETYRLNQIAATALILLGQNPSEYAKMNGKPIGEALPIIKP; this is encoded by the coding sequence ATGAACCAAATAAAACGAATAATACGCGTAAAACCCTTGATTATTTTGTGTCAAACATTATGGATTATTCTACTCGCAGCGCCTGTGAGTGCTGCGGATAATTTGCTTATCATCAGCATTGATGGCTTGCGTTGGCAAGAAGTCTTTAGAGGCTATGATGCTAACTTGTTAGCCAAGCCTGAATTCGCCGAGCAGGCGGAATCTATTCGCCACGATCTCGGTGCAAAAACAGCAGACGAAAAGCGTCACAAATTGATGCCGTTTTTGTGGCGTGTTATAGCAAAGCAAGGTCTGCTGATTGGTAATAGAGATAAGCAGTCAGCTATGGAGGTCAGTAACACTTGGTGGTTTTCGTACCCTGGCTACAACGAAATACTGACCGGTAAAGCGGACGAGCGGGTTGATTCAAACAAACCCATAGCAAACCCAAATGTGACTATCCTAGAGTGGCTGAATCAGCAAGAAAAATTCCAACACAATTTGGCTGCATTTGGCAGTTGGGATGTATTTCCTGCCATTATTAATCAAGAACGTAGCAAACTGCCGATAAATGCCGGTTTTATGTCAGCAGACTGGAGCGAGCTCACAGATAAAGCCAAATGGCTAAATGAATTACAAAAAGACATTCCTAGTCCTTGGCATAACGTGCGCCTTGATGCATTCACTGTGGGCTTTGCCCAAGAGTATATTCAGGTCAAACAACCAAGCGTGATTTATGTAGCACTCGGTGAAACTGACGACTTTGCTCATGATGGAGATTACCCAGCGTATTTACGCTCGGCTCGCTTAAGTGATGTGTTTATTAAACGCTTATGGGATATGTTACAAGCCATGCCTAAATACAAAGGTAATACTAATTTGCTGATCACCGTTGATCATGGGCGCGGGAATAGCATCGAAACTTGGCAGCACCACGCAAGCCCCAAAGCCACCCAAGGGTATTTGAGCGATCTAGCTGAGCATAAACATGGCATTAAAGGTTCGAACCAAGTGTGGATGGCGGCGATGGGGCCTGATATTCAGCCATCGGGGGAGGTGAGTAACAGTGAAACCTACCGGCTCAATCAAATCGCGGCGACGGCGTTAATATTGTTAGGCCAAAACCCGAGTGAATATGCCAAAATGAATGGTAAGCCAATAGGTGAAGCTCTGCCGATTATTAAGCCCTGA